One window of Mus caroli chromosome 11, CAROLI_EIJ_v1.1, whole genome shotgun sequence genomic DNA carries:
- the LOC110306182 gene encoding olfactory receptor 1D2-like yields the protein MSKGRENETGVSEFLLLGITNDPQQQQILFWAFLCMYLVTVAGNTLIFLAIISDPRLHTPMYFFLANLSFVDVCFTTNLIPRLLASHVAGTRTISYVHCLTQMYFLISFANVDTFLLAAMALDRFVAICYPLQYHTIITPQLCVGLAAIVWICSGLISLVHTLLMSRLSFCSSIPEISHFYCDAYLLMKLACSDTRVNQHVFLGAVVLFVAPCILIVVSYVRITMAVFQIPSAKGRHKAFSTCSSHLSVVTLFYGTVLGIYIRPPDSFSTQDTVATIMYTVVTPMLNPFIYSLRNKDMKESVTRLLNKGSKSS from the coding sequence ATGTccaaggggagggagaatgagacTGGAGTCAGCGAGTTTCTCCTGCTTGGCATCACCAATGACCCACAGCAGCAACAAATCCTCTTCTGGGCTTTCCTGTGCATGTACCTGGTCACGGTAGCTGGGAACACACTCATCTTCCTGGCCATCATCTCTGACCCCCGCctgcacacccccatgtacttcttcctggcCAATCTTTCCTTCGTTGATGTCTGCTTCACCACCAATCTCATCCCCAGGCTCCTGGCTAGCCATGTGGCTGGAACAAGGACCATTTCTTATGTCCACTGCCTAACTCAGATGtacttcctgatttcttttgccAATGTGGACACCTTTCTGCTGGCTGCCATGGCCCTGGACAGATTCGTGGCCATATGCTATCCACTACAGTACCACACCATCATCACCCCCCAGCTCTGTGTGGGGCTGGCAGCCATTGTGTGGATATGTTCTGGCCTCATCTCTCTGGTGCACACACTCCTCATGAGCAGACTGAGTTTCTGCTCCTCCATCCCAGAGATCTCTCACTTCTACTGTGATGCTTACCTGCTCATGAAGTTGGCCTGTTCGGACACACGAGTCAATCAACATGTGTTCCTGGGAGCTGTGGTCCTCTTTGTGGCCCCCTGCATTCTCATTGTGGTCTCTTATGTCCGAATCACCATGGCGGTCTTCCAGATCCCCTCTGCCAAGGGCAGGCACAAGGCATTTTCCACATGTAGCTCACACTTGTCTGTGGTCACCCTCTTCTATGGGACGGTACTGGGGATTTATATACGACCTCCAGACTCCTTCTCCACCCAGGACACGGTAGCCACCATCATGTATACTGTGGTTACCCCCATGCTGAACCCCTTCATTTACAGCCTGAGGAACAAGGACATGAAGGAGTCAGTGACAAGGCTCCTCAACAAGGGCTCTAAGTCTTCTTAG